One Solanum lycopersicum chromosome 2, SLM_r2.1 genomic region harbors:
- the LOC138341968 gene encoding uncharacterized protein — translation MDGEQALLKVSPMKGVMRFGKQGKLSLWYIGQFEVLKHMGEVAYELALPPGLSGVHSVFHVSMLKKYHGDGNYTIHRDSVLVDKNLSYEEEPIAILDREVRKSRSKEIASIKVQWKNHPIEESTWESEADMHGRYPHLFTDSCTLSRPHLSFDRSRTNDG, via the coding sequence ATGGACGGTGAACAAgccttgttgaaggtttcacccatgaagggtgtaatGCGGTTTGGCAAGCAAGGTAAGCTTAGTCTGTGGTATATCGGTcaatttgaagttctgaagcacATGGGGGAGGTGGcctatgaattggcattgcctccagggttgtcaggagtgcactcggtatttcatgtgtctatgctgaaaaaataccatggtgatggaaattATACTATTCATAGGGATTCAGTTCTTGTTGATAAGaatctgtcttatgaggaggagcctattgctattctagatagggaggTCCGCAAATCGAGATCAAAAGAGATTGCttctatcaaggttcagtggaagaatcatccaattgaagagtccacttgggagagtgaggctgatatgcatggaagatatccacatctttttaccgATTCatgtactctttctcgccctcacctttcttttgatcgttcgaggacgaacgatgggtaa